A window of Ignavibacteriales bacterium contains these coding sequences:
- a CDS encoding serine hydrolase, whose amino-acid sequence MKSKNFDSLFYFLIVFTLTFIAISCKEGLTEPHLTVLTNENLIKLQSAADRVITNYKTPGLAAYIKVEGEGELYITRGVSNLATNEPMNANNYFRIASITKTFTTETVLILVDEGKIDLNKSISSYLPEYNIPSGDKITIRMLGNMTSGLFTYSADSVLMTQMYNSKGEKIFTPEDLVAASFRHPLNFTPGSKYEYCNTNTIILGLLIKKVTGEPVAQVMSERIFQPLGLVNTFWPLSRFMPYPYTHGYSAKTGSLLDETNWSPSWGDAVGILISNFSDLKIWIREIYERNLLSTSTKNERFQWVDQDGAGVLFYGFGLEKLNGWIGHPGIIEGYNSQIFYHPDKKITIIISANSDDDTPAMQALNQFAGILVP is encoded by the coding sequence ATGAAATCTAAAAACTTCGACAGTCTGTTTTATTTCTTAATTGTTTTTACTTTAACATTTATTGCGATCAGTTGTAAAGAAGGTCTCACAGAACCGCACCTCACGGTCCTCACAAATGAAAATCTTATAAAATTACAATCAGCCGCTGATAGAGTAATAACGAACTACAAAACTCCCGGCTTGGCAGCATACATTAAAGTAGAAGGTGAGGGGGAATTATATATAACACGCGGTGTAAGCAATCTGGCAACAAATGAGCCCATGAATGCAAATAACTATTTTAGAATTGCGAGCATAACAAAAACTTTTACCACTGAGACAGTCCTTATACTAGTTGATGAAGGAAAAATTGATCTCAACAAATCAATTTCTTCTTACTTGCCGGAATATAATATACCAAGTGGTGATAAAATTACTATAAGAATGCTGGGTAATATGACAAGCGGTTTGTTTACTTATTCTGCTGATTCGGTTTTGATGACGCAAATGTATAATTCAAAAGGAGAAAAAATATTCACACCTGAGGATCTTGTAGCAGCATCATTTAGGCATCCTCTTAATTTTACTCCCGGATCTAAATATGAATACTGCAACACTAATACTATAATACTTGGGTTACTAATTAAAAAGGTAACAGGTGAACCTGTAGCTCAGGTAATGAGTGAAAGAATATTTCAGCCTTTAGGTTTGGTTAACACGTTCTGGCCCCTATCACGCTTTATGCCCTATCCATATACTCACGGATATTCTGCAAAAACAGGCTCTTTGCTCGATGAAACAAATTGGAGTCCCTCATGGGGAGATGCTGTCGGTATTCTGATATCAAATTTTTCTGATCTAAAGATATGGATAAGAGAGATATATGAAAGGAATTTACTTTCCACTAGTACAAAGAATGAACGATTTCAATGGGTTGACCAAGATGGTGCTGGAGTGCTTTTTTACGGTTTTGGACTTGAGAAGCTTAACGGTTGGATCGGACATCCGGGAATAATTGAAGGATATAATTCTCAAATCTTTTATCATCCCGATAAAAAGATAACGATTATTATCAGTGCAAACTCTGATGATGATACGCCTGCCATGCAGGCTTTAAATCAATTCGCTGGTATACTTGTTCCGTGA